In Scophthalmus maximus strain ysfricsl-2021 chromosome 16, ASM2237912v1, whole genome shotgun sequence, the following proteins share a genomic window:
- the otulina gene encoding OTU deubiquitinase with linear linkage specificity a, whose product MMSWVNAVSHSGEDVFDESAVDLNLQSKEWNSNMKKRLKDGYVDGVSAGEEAALQLGFDLGFREGAAQTVAVGRLKGIASAISCWCQIQHPENPVPACVTELLQRVSQHEDKITEGIRKALENSPPSVSDISESMEVLEVEQADQGCCGERCEMDQDAPHQPRKLCSGSTDCSSYSDEGLSLLLQHCMDVVSELGLPHELVSHIQELKNM is encoded by the exons ATGATGTCTTGGGTCAACGCTGTGTCGCACAGTGGCGAGGACGTGTTCGACGAGAGTGCGGTCGACCTTAATCTTCAGAGTAAAGAGTGGAACTCCAACATGAAGAAGCGACTCAAG GATGGTTATGTGGACGGAGTCAGTGCCGGGGAGGAGGCCGCGCTTCAGCTCGGGTTCGACCTGGGGTTCAGGGAGGGAGCCGCTCAGACTGTGGCCGTGGGCCGTCTCAAAGGAATCGCAAG TGCTATATCGTGCTGGTGCCAGATCCAGCATCCGGAAAACCCCGTTCCAGCCTGTGtcactgagctcctgcagcGGGTTTCGCAGCATGAAGACAAAATCACAGAAGGTATCAGGAAGGCTTTGGAGAATTCACCTCCCAGTGTTAGCGACATCTCAGAGAGCATGGAGGTTCTGGAGGTGGAGCAGGCAGACCAAGGCTGTTGTGGAGAGAGATGTGAAATGGACCAGGATGCTCCTCACCAGCCAAGAAAGCTTTGTTCAGGGTCCACTGACTGCTCTTCCTACTCAGATGAAGGTCTGAGCCTCCTTCTGCAGCATTGCATGGATGTTGTTTCAGAGCTCGGACTGCCGCACGAGCTGGTCAGTCACATACAGGAGCTGAAGAACATGTAG
- the LOC118287047 gene encoding uncharacterized protein LOC118287047 isoform X2 — protein MPCLSKGFTLKENSPSAQDEDKEESVGDNEQAELLNFPLNSQQKAHTAADWEVFTERKEVPEEENPASLRDKVPGGILLTAESVLHEKPLLTDTISATEHIALSTSHDDREETGSKVSFDNAVTEPSEFSQNSQVLSLPNTKLEAAAYEVISISVVSQETDKEAPSCSVTEDSDTGSSLLCKQAGPEDIKSHEYSESSPASEPKGLDHSGEEQDSAKSVRESETTAPADATESPKSDQNAKPHSECSATSLKEAKENIKQDIGEEMMVKVQNKDVDVPKVEEEDVMEEEAKSASSETETSAGKDAEMQELTGKEEQLTWSTAADVTVELEPVTVKENSADTHLGNSEEDLYRGAEEMSVSQHSKPGAPSVFKTTFLKVEDRCSLAKAVDILFYSEREWKGNTAKSALIRKGYEEMSQKFGSLRRVRGDNYCALRATLFQVLSHCTQLPAWLQDEDTAMLLKKLEAQEGLVKQWKFPGECLQRDGTGDVTQQLKSYMELLRSEWQAAVDCSSAVERQQLCERVFQGGEEELGLLEALKLLMLGRAVELHSCMQGGQDVPLFCWLLFARDSSACPRAFLSNHLSHVGLSAGLEQVEMFLLGYALQFTIQVYRLYKTDTEEFVTYYPDDHKDDWPSVCLVTEDDRHYNVPVVEAAELHQELNSS, from the exons ATGCCTTGTCTCTCCAAAGGGTTTACACTCAAAGAAAATTCCCCTAGTGCACAAGATGAAGATAAGGAGGAATCTGTAGGCGATAATGAACAAGCTGAACTTCTGAATTTCCCTTTAAATTCCCAGCAGAAAGCCCACACTGCAGCTGATTGGGAAGTTTTTACAGAAAGGAAAGAGGtgccagaagaagaaaatccagCCTCTTTGCGGGACAAAGTCCCAGGTGGCATTTTACTCACAGCTGAGTCAGTCCTCCATGAAAAGCCTCTGCTTACTGACACAATCTCAGCAACAGAGCATATTGCATTGAGCACTTCTCATGATGATAGGGAAGAAACAGGCTCCAAGGTTTCTTTTGACAATGCAGTAACCGAACCATCAGAGTTTTCTCAAAATAGTCAAGTGTTGTCGCTGCCAAACACTAAGCTGGAAGCAGCAGCTTATGAGGTGATTTCCATCTCTGTGGTCAGTCAGGAGACTGACAAAGAGGCTCCCAGCTG TTCTGTGACAGAGGATTCAGACACTGGAAGTTCTTTATTGTGCAAGCAGGCTGGTCCTGAAGACATTAAGAGCCATGAATACTCTGAGTCTTCTCCTGCATCAGAGCCCAAGGGACTCGACCACAGTGGTGAGGAGCAAGACTCCGCCAAGTCTGTCAGGGAGTCAGAGACCACAGCTCCGGCAGACGCCACCGAGAG CCCAAAGTCAGATCAGAATGCAAAACCACATTCTGAGTGTTCAGCTACGAGCTTGAAGGAGGCCAAGGAGAACATCAAACAAGATATTGGGGAGGAAATGATGGTGAAAGTGCAGAATAAAGATGTGGATGTCCccaaagtggaggaggaggatgtgatggaggaggaggcgaaaAGCGCTTCCTCTGAGACTGAGACTTCGGCTGGGAAGGATGCTGAGATGCAGGAGTTAACTGGAAAAGAGGAGCAGCTAACATGGAGCACAGCcgctgatgtcacagttgaactGGAACCTGTCACAGTGAAGGAAAactctgctgacacacacctgGGAAACAG tgAAGAAGACCTGTATAGAGGGGCTGAAGAGATGTCAGTGTCACAACATAGTAAACCAGGAGCACCGTCAGTGTTCAAAACAACAT tctTAAAGGTGGAGGACAGATGCAGTCTGGCCAAGGCAGTGGATATTCTATTTTACAGCGAAAGAGAGTGGAAAGGAAATACTGCCAAAAGTGCTCTCATTAGAAAG GGTTATGAAGAGATGTCCCAGAAGTTTGGCAGCTTGAGGAGAGTGAGGGGAGACAACTACTGTGCACTCAGAGCCACACTGTTCCAGGTGCTCTCCCACTGCACCCAGCTACCTGCGTGGCTGCAGGACGAGGACACGGCTATG ctgctAAAGAAACTGGAAGCACAGGAAGGTCTGGTAAAACAGTGGAAATTTCCTGGGGAGTGCCTGCAGAGAGATGGAACAGGAGATGTTACCCAGCAGCTAAAAAGTTACATGGAGCTTCTCCGAAGTGAG TGGCAGGCAGCCGTGGACTGCTCCTCCGCTGTGGAGCGGCAACAGCTGTGTGAGCGAGTGTTtcagggtggagaggaggagctcGGGCTGCTGGAGGCTCTCAAGCTGCTGATGCTGGGCAGAGCGGTGGAGCTGCACAGCTGCATGCAGGGAGGCCAGGACGTCCCGCTCTTCTGCTGGCTGCTGTTTGCGCGGGACTCATCTGCCTGCCCACGCGCCTTCCTCTCCAACCACCTGAGCCATGTGGGCCTCAGTGCCGGGCTGGAGCAG GTGGAGATGTTCCTGCTGGGCTACGCCTTGCAGTTCACCATTCAAGTTTACAGACTGTACAagactgacacagaggagtTTGTCACCTACTACCCAGACGACCATAAGGACGACTGGCCGTCAGTGTGCCTCGTCACAGAGGATGATCGGCACTACAATGTGCCAGTTGTAGAAGCTGCAGAACTACACCAGGAGCTCAACTCGAGCTGA
- the LOC118287047 gene encoding uncharacterized protein LOC118287047 isoform X1 has translation MGNSCCHTESPCGSTEERSVLLKNDSKATVPTVETVVEGSCGPDGGDDMRKPHDEADINVEEKAEAVQVKQRAENGETEPKNTQENGPLKKESIQSAMPCLSKGFTLKENSPSAQDEDKEESVGDNEQAELLNFPLNSQQKAHTAADWEVFTERKEVPEEENPASLRDKVPGGILLTAESVLHEKPLLTDTISATEHIALSTSHDDREETGSKVSFDNAVTEPSEFSQNSQVLSLPNTKLEAAAYEVISISVVSQETDKEAPSCSVTEDSDTGSSLLCKQAGPEDIKSHEYSESSPASEPKGLDHSGEEQDSAKSVRESETTAPADATESPKSDQNAKPHSECSATSLKEAKENIKQDIGEEMMVKVQNKDVDVPKVEEEDVMEEEAKSASSETETSAGKDAEMQELTGKEEQLTWSTAADVTVELEPVTVKENSADTHLGNSEEDLYRGAEEMSVSQHSKPGAPSVFKTTFLKVEDRCSLAKAVDILFYSEREWKGNTAKSALIRKGYEEMSQKFGSLRRVRGDNYCALRATLFQVLSHCTQLPAWLQDEDTAMLLKKLEAQEGLVKQWKFPGECLQRDGTGDVTQQLKSYMELLRSEWQAAVDCSSAVERQQLCERVFQGGEEELGLLEALKLLMLGRAVELHSCMQGGQDVPLFCWLLFARDSSACPRAFLSNHLSHVGLSAGLEQVEMFLLGYALQFTIQVYRLYKTDTEEFVTYYPDDHKDDWPSVCLVTEDDRHYNVPVVEAAELHQELNSS, from the exons ATGGGgaacagctgctgtcacactgAGAGTCCCTGTGGCAGCACGGAGGAAAGAAGTGTTTTACTGAAAAATGATTCAAAGGCCACGGTGCCCACGGTTGAAACAGTTGTTGAGGGCTCATGTGGTCCTGATGGAGGTGATGACATGAG GAAACCACATGATGAGGCCGATATAAACGTGGAGGAAAAGGCTGAGGCTGTGCAGGTGAAGCAGCGTGCTGAGAATGGAGAGACGGAGCCCAAAAACACTCAGGAGAATGGACCGTTGAAGAAGGAAAGCATTCAATCAGCAATGCCTTGTCTCTCCAAAGGGTTTACACTCAAAGAAAATTCCCCTAGTGCACAAGATGAAGATAAGGAGGAATCTGTAGGCGATAATGAACAAGCTGAACTTCTGAATTTCCCTTTAAATTCCCAGCAGAAAGCCCACACTGCAGCTGATTGGGAAGTTTTTACAGAAAGGAAAGAGGtgccagaagaagaaaatccagCCTCTTTGCGGGACAAAGTCCCAGGTGGCATTTTACTCACAGCTGAGTCAGTCCTCCATGAAAAGCCTCTGCTTACTGACACAATCTCAGCAACAGAGCATATTGCATTGAGCACTTCTCATGATGATAGGGAAGAAACAGGCTCCAAGGTTTCTTTTGACAATGCAGTAACCGAACCATCAGAGTTTTCTCAAAATAGTCAAGTGTTGTCGCTGCCAAACACTAAGCTGGAAGCAGCAGCTTATGAGGTGATTTCCATCTCTGTGGTCAGTCAGGAGACTGACAAAGAGGCTCCCAGCTG TTCTGTGACAGAGGATTCAGACACTGGAAGTTCTTTATTGTGCAAGCAGGCTGGTCCTGAAGACATTAAGAGCCATGAATACTCTGAGTCTTCTCCTGCATCAGAGCCCAAGGGACTCGACCACAGTGGTGAGGAGCAAGACTCCGCCAAGTCTGTCAGGGAGTCAGAGACCACAGCTCCGGCAGACGCCACCGAGAG CCCAAAGTCAGATCAGAATGCAAAACCACATTCTGAGTGTTCAGCTACGAGCTTGAAGGAGGCCAAGGAGAACATCAAACAAGATATTGGGGAGGAAATGATGGTGAAAGTGCAGAATAAAGATGTGGATGTCCccaaagtggaggaggaggatgtgatggaggaggaggcgaaaAGCGCTTCCTCTGAGACTGAGACTTCGGCTGGGAAGGATGCTGAGATGCAGGAGTTAACTGGAAAAGAGGAGCAGCTAACATGGAGCACAGCcgctgatgtcacagttgaactGGAACCTGTCACAGTGAAGGAAAactctgctgacacacacctgGGAAACAG tgAAGAAGACCTGTATAGAGGGGCTGAAGAGATGTCAGTGTCACAACATAGTAAACCAGGAGCACCGTCAGTGTTCAAAACAACAT tctTAAAGGTGGAGGACAGATGCAGTCTGGCCAAGGCAGTGGATATTCTATTTTACAGCGAAAGAGAGTGGAAAGGAAATACTGCCAAAAGTGCTCTCATTAGAAAG GGTTATGAAGAGATGTCCCAGAAGTTTGGCAGCTTGAGGAGAGTGAGGGGAGACAACTACTGTGCACTCAGAGCCACACTGTTCCAGGTGCTCTCCCACTGCACCCAGCTACCTGCGTGGCTGCAGGACGAGGACACGGCTATG ctgctAAAGAAACTGGAAGCACAGGAAGGTCTGGTAAAACAGTGGAAATTTCCTGGGGAGTGCCTGCAGAGAGATGGAACAGGAGATGTTACCCAGCAGCTAAAAAGTTACATGGAGCTTCTCCGAAGTGAG TGGCAGGCAGCCGTGGACTGCTCCTCCGCTGTGGAGCGGCAACAGCTGTGTGAGCGAGTGTTtcagggtggagaggaggagctcGGGCTGCTGGAGGCTCTCAAGCTGCTGATGCTGGGCAGAGCGGTGGAGCTGCACAGCTGCATGCAGGGAGGCCAGGACGTCCCGCTCTTCTGCTGGCTGCTGTTTGCGCGGGACTCATCTGCCTGCCCACGCGCCTTCCTCTCCAACCACCTGAGCCATGTGGGCCTCAGTGCCGGGCTGGAGCAG GTGGAGATGTTCCTGCTGGGCTACGCCTTGCAGTTCACCATTCAAGTTTACAGACTGTACAagactgacacagaggagtTTGTCACCTACTACCCAGACGACCATAAGGACGACTGGCCGTCAGTGTGCCTCGTCACAGAGGATGATCGGCACTACAATGTGCCAGTTGTAGAAGCTGCAGAACTACACCAGGAGCTCAACTCGAGCTGA